In a genomic window of Prochlorococcus marinus str. GP2:
- the purD gene encoding phosphoribosylamine--glycine ligase: MSINSTSSKNFNRLENILIIGNGGRENSLAWIIQKNDLVKKVYLIPGNAGSQRINKCERLKMDINNKKELVEKLEFLKIDLIVIGPEIPLANGLADYLRKKDFKVFGPGKDGAKLEYSKSWAKEFMKDANIPTSKFWKVNSLEEAKKIIYSSSIPLVVKADGLASGKGVFIPDSKIDCLEAAESIFNGKFGNSGNVVVLEEKIQGPEVSVFALCDGKKYLLLPSAQDHKRLNEKDKGPNTGGMGAYSPAPLLTEDNLYKIKKEIIEPTIDELNKRNIDYKGVIYFGLMITKSGPKVIEYNCRFGDPECQTIMPLMDQNFVFLLEKCAMENLTGNEKIDISNKVSGCVIATSKGYPHEYKTGFPIKLGEIDSNDCQIFDSGTTLSKNGDLLTDGGRVLSIVCQDKDFDLVFEKAYKNLNEINFKGIYFRNDIGHQVRKNYHKGN; the protein is encoded by the coding sequence ATGAGCATTAATTCAACAAGTTCCAAGAATTTCAATAGACTAGAAAATATTTTAATTATTGGAAATGGAGGAAGGGAAAATTCTTTAGCTTGGATTATTCAGAAAAATGATTTAGTAAAAAAAGTTTATTTAATTCCTGGTAACGCTGGTTCACAAAGAATAAACAAATGTGAAAGGTTAAAAATGGACATAAACAATAAAAAAGAATTAGTTGAAAAGCTTGAATTTTTAAAAATAGATTTAATTGTAATTGGACCAGAAATACCTTTAGCGAATGGATTGGCCGATTACCTTCGCAAAAAAGACTTTAAAGTATTTGGTCCTGGCAAAGATGGAGCAAAACTGGAATATAGCAAATCTTGGGCAAAGGAATTTATGAAAGATGCAAATATTCCGACTTCAAAATTTTGGAAAGTAAATTCTCTAGAAGAAGCAAAAAAAATTATTTATTCATCATCAATTCCATTGGTAGTGAAAGCTGATGGTTTAGCTTCAGGTAAAGGTGTTTTTATTCCAGATTCAAAAATAGATTGTCTTGAAGCAGCAGAATCAATCTTTAATGGTAAGTTTGGTAACTCAGGGAATGTAGTAGTTCTAGAAGAAAAAATTCAGGGTCCAGAAGTTTCGGTTTTTGCTCTTTGCGATGGCAAGAAATATTTATTACTTCCAAGCGCGCAAGATCACAAACGTCTTAATGAGAAAGATAAAGGTCCAAATACAGGAGGGATGGGAGCTTATTCTCCAGCACCACTTTTAACAGAAGATAATCTTTATAAGATAAAAAAAGAGATTATTGAACCTACAATAGATGAGCTAAATAAAAGGAATATTGACTATAAAGGCGTAATTTATTTTGGGTTGATGATCACAAAATCTGGGCCAAAAGTTATAGAATATAATTGCAGATTTGGCGATCCTGAATGCCAAACGATAATGCCTTTGATGGATCAAAATTTTGTGTTTCTTTTAGAAAAATGCGCAATGGAAAATTTAACAGGTAATGAAAAAATTGATATTTCTAATAAGGTCAGTGGTTGTGTAATAGCAACCTCAAAAGGTTATCCTCATGAATATAAAACAGGCTTTCCAATAAAGTTAGGTGAGATTGATTCAAATGATTGTCAAATTTTCGACTCGGGGACTACTTTAAGTAAAAATGGGGACTTATTAACTGATGGAGGAAGAGTTTTAAGTATTGTCTGTCAAGATAAAGATTTTGACTTGGTATTTGAAAAAGCATACAAAAATTTGAACGAAATAAATTTTAAAGGTATTTATTTTAGAAATGATATAGGTCATCAGGTAAGAAAAAACTATCACAAGGGGAACTAG
- the kaiC gene encoding circadian clock protein KaiC — protein sequence MKDKKFGKSNKMQVQKLPTGIEGFDDVCRGGLPVSRSTLVSGTSGTGKTVFSLQYLHHGICNFDEPGIFVTFEESPLDIIRNAASFGWDLQDLIDQNKLFILDASPDPDGQDVAGNFDLSGLIERISYAIRKYKAKRVAIDSITAVFQQYDAIYVVRREIFRLIARLKEIGVTTVMTTERVDDYGPIARYGVEEFVSDNVVLLRNVLESEKRRRTLEVLKLRGTVHMKGEYPFTMGTDGISVFALGAMRLTQSSSNIRISSGVKDLDDMCGGGYFQDSIILATGATGTGKTMLVSKFVEDAYSNNERAILFAYEESRAQLLRNATSWGIDFEKMESDGLLKIICAYPESTGLEDHLQIIKTQINQFKPKRMAIDSLSALARGVSLNAFRQFVIAVTGYTKQEEIAGFFTNTAEEFMGSHSITDSHISTITDTILLLQYVEIKGEMARALNVFKMRGSWHDKRIREFIITNRGPEIKDSFSNFEQIFSGAPHRVIPDQNVQNVFKGLDSN from the coding sequence ATGAAAGATAAGAAATTTGGCAAATCAAATAAAATGCAAGTTCAAAAATTACCTACTGGCATAGAGGGTTTTGATGATGTTTGTAGGGGGGGGTTGCCTGTATCTCGAAGCACTCTTGTCAGTGGCACTTCAGGCACAGGTAAAACTGTTTTTTCTCTTCAATATTTGCATCATGGGATCTGTAATTTTGATGAACCTGGGATATTCGTAACATTTGAAGAATCACCTTTAGACATAATAAGAAATGCTGCCAGCTTCGGATGGGATTTACAAGATTTAATTGATCAAAATAAATTGTTTATATTGGATGCTTCTCCGGATCCGGACGGTCAAGATGTCGCAGGTAATTTTGACTTGTCTGGTCTTATTGAGAGAATTAGTTATGCAATTAGGAAATATAAGGCTAAAAGAGTTGCAATAGATTCAATAACTGCTGTTTTTCAACAGTATGACGCCATTTACGTTGTTAGAAGAGAAATATTTAGACTGATTGCAAGATTAAAAGAAATAGGTGTGACTACAGTTATGACTACAGAAAGGGTTGATGATTACGGCCCAATTGCTAGGTATGGAGTAGAAGAATTCGTATCTGATAACGTTGTTTTATTAAGAAATGTTCTTGAGTCGGAAAAGAGAAGAAGAACTCTAGAAGTCTTGAAGTTAAGAGGGACTGTACATATGAAAGGCGAATATCCATTCACTATGGGAACAGATGGTATAAGTGTTTTTGCTCTTGGAGCAATGAGATTAACGCAGAGTTCCTCAAATATTAGGATTAGCTCGGGAGTTAAAGATCTTGACGATATGTGTGGAGGAGGTTATTTCCAAGATTCCATTATTCTTGCCACAGGAGCAACTGGTACAGGTAAAACAATGCTCGTATCAAAATTTGTAGAAGATGCTTACAGCAATAATGAAAGAGCAATACTTTTTGCATATGAAGAATCTAGGGCGCAATTACTTAGGAATGCTACAAGTTGGGGCATAGATTTTGAAAAAATGGAAAGTGATGGTTTATTAAAAATTATTTGTGCATATCCTGAATCAACTGGTTTAGAAGATCACTTGCAAATCATAAAGACGCAAATTAATCAATTTAAACCAAAGAGAATGGCAATAGATTCTCTCTCTGCATTAGCTAGGGGTGTTAGTTTAAACGCATTTAGACAGTTTGTGATTGCAGTTACTGGTTACACAAAACAAGAAGAGATAGCCGGCTTTTTTACTAATACTGCAGAAGAGTTTATGGGAAGTCATTCTATTACTGATTCTCACATCTCAACCATTACAGATACTATATTATTACTTCAATACGTAGAAATAAAAGGAGAGATGGCTAGAGCTTTAAATGTTTTTAAAATGCGAGGATCTTGGCATGATAAAAGAATAAGAGAATTTATTATCACAAATCGAGGGCCTGAAATAAAAGATTCTTTTTCTAACTTTGAACAGATATTTAGTGGTGCACCTCATAGAGTTATTCCTGATCAAAATGTTCAAAATGTTTTTAAAGGGTTAGATAGCAATTAG
- a CDS encoding HAMP domain-containing sensor histidine kinase codes for MVNTNSHESREYNMADSEDINDNYWINRLLAWWSGFSLRTKLLAIATLVVSLLMTGITFFALNSIQRDAGMNDTRYARDLGLLLSGNVTELVANNQKKEISNVAEKFWRSSRNLRYIFFTDAEDIVQLGIPISATPTSSDSQFQLTRKLKLPAELKKRPQFPLVRQHVTPQGQVTDVFVPMLWKGKYLGTLALGVTPNKKALASAALTREVTIAVFISIWVLVILGAVFNALTITRPVRELVRGVREISKGNFKSRISLPMTGDLGELLNGFNRMATQLENYDEANIEELKAAQIKQQSLIATMADGAILLDSQGKIVLTNPTAKRLFRWEGRFLEGKYFLNEIPEILSNDLHINIESLLNREKEKDDLRISLGEPARTLRIVLQSVLDTNKIELKGIAVTIQDLTREVELNAAQNRFISNVSHELRTPLFNIKSYVETLHDLKDQLSNEEQLEFLGIANSETDRLTRLVNDVLDLSRLESGKIIQLEEMDIKPAIEQTLRNYRLNATEKNVSLAHDIEETIPSILGNFDLLLQVFDNLLGNGLKFSPKNSSLMIRAYTWPDSCPAFPPDDRNHEAPQCELISPLPKVRIEIADTGSGISQADQEKIFDRFYRVENSVHTEQGTGLGLSIVRGIIEKHGGEIRMASELGVGTTFWFDLSLAQSDKDELLTQSINNTDNFSSSEISEII; via the coding sequence ATGGTAAATACTAATAGTCACGAAAGTAGAGAATATAATATGGCCGATAGTGAAGATATCAATGATAACTATTGGATCAATAGACTCCTCGCGTGGTGGAGTGGGTTCAGTTTAAGAACAAAACTGTTAGCTATAGCCACTCTTGTTGTCAGCCTCCTAATGACAGGAATAACTTTCTTTGCTTTAAATAGTATTCAAAGAGATGCAGGAATGAATGATACTAGATATGCTCGGGATCTTGGCTTATTATTATCTGGGAATGTAACAGAATTAGTTGCAAACAACCAAAAAAAAGAAATTTCAAATGTAGCTGAAAAGTTTTGGAGATCAAGCCGAAATTTGCGTTATATATTTTTTACTGATGCTGAAGACATAGTGCAACTTGGAATACCAATTAGCGCCACTCCAACAAGTTCAGATAGCCAGTTTCAACTTACTAGAAAATTAAAGCTACCCGCAGAGTTAAAGAAAAGGCCACAATTCCCTTTAGTTAGGCAACATGTAACACCTCAAGGTCAAGTAACAGACGTTTTTGTTCCAATGTTATGGAAAGGGAAATATCTAGGAACTTTAGCTTTAGGAGTTACACCTAATAAAAAAGCTTTAGCTAGCGCCGCATTAACCAGAGAAGTGACCATAGCAGTTTTCATCTCTATTTGGGTTTTAGTAATCCTCGGTGCTGTATTCAACGCACTTACAATTACTAGACCTGTAAGGGAATTAGTAAGAGGTGTTAGGGAAATTTCAAAAGGAAACTTTAAATCCAGAATTTCATTACCTATGACAGGAGATTTAGGAGAACTTTTAAATGGATTTAACAGAATGGCCACTCAGTTAGAGAATTATGATGAGGCAAACATTGAAGAACTTAAAGCAGCTCAAATAAAACAGCAATCACTTATAGCTACTATGGCTGATGGTGCAATTCTATTGGATTCCCAAGGTAAAATTGTACTTACAAATCCAACAGCAAAAAGATTATTTCGTTGGGAAGGCAGATTCTTAGAAGGAAAATATTTTTTAAATGAAATCCCTGAAATTCTATCTAATGATTTACACATAAATATAGAGTCTTTATTAAATAGAGAAAAAGAAAAAGATGATTTAAGGATAAGCTTAGGAGAACCTGCTAGAACTTTAAGAATTGTTCTACAATCTGTTTTAGACACAAACAAAATTGAATTAAAAGGTATTGCAGTCACAATTCAAGACCTAACAAGAGAGGTAGAACTAAATGCAGCGCAAAATAGATTTATTAGTAATGTTTCTCATGAACTAAGAACCCCACTTTTTAATATCAAAAGTTATGTAGAGACCTTACATGATTTAAAAGATCAACTCTCCAATGAAGAACAACTAGAGTTCTTAGGAATTGCAAATTCAGAGACTGATAGGCTAACAAGGCTAGTTAATGATGTTTTAGATTTATCAAGACTAGAGTCAGGGAAAATAATTCAGCTAGAAGAAATGGATATTAAACCTGCAATAGAACAGACTCTTAGAAACTATAGACTTAATGCTACAGAAAAAAATGTTTCATTGGCACATGATATTGAAGAAACTATCCCTTCAATTCTCGGAAATTTTGATTTACTTTTACAAGTTTTTGATAATTTACTAGGTAATGGATTGAAATTTAGTCCTAAAAACAGCAGCCTTATGATAAGAGCATATACTTGGCCAGACTCATGTCCTGCATTCCCTCCTGATGACAGAAATCATGAAGCTCCTCAATGTGAGTTAATTTCACCATTACCCAAAGTAAGGATTGAGATTGCTGATACAGGTTCAGGAATATCTCAAGCGGATCAAGAAAAGATATTTGACCGTTTTTATAGAGTGGAGAATTCCGTGCATACTGAGCAAGGAACAGGTTTGGGGTTATCGATAGTGCGTGGGATAATTGAAAAACATGGTGGAGAGATACGCATGGCAAGTGAATTAGGCGTAGGAACAACCTTCTGGTTTGACTTGTCCTTGGCACAATCTGACAAAGATGAATTATTGACTCAAAGTATTAATAATACAGATAACTTTTCTAGCTCTGAAATCAGTGAAATCATCTAA
- a CDS encoding BamA/TamA family outer membrane protein, which translates to MQKQFLKFRKISTNISCFPLILLSNNSELLARYSLNDFEGSTTTLQIEKINHGLFQEFQKKQEKSFFIAENKKNTKAESVLISEIIIQGWENHPEGRKLELAAYDSMSIKPGSIVDNQILNRDLNSIYASGWFSDVKIKPEDGPLGVRLIVNVVPNPILRKVEIKPINSLISDEFLDNIFSNYYGTTLNLKEFQNKIEIIKKRYENEGYSLARVIGPDRISENGIVTLKVSEGIISDVKLRFPGSDGESVIDGKLRKGKTKDWVIKRELKSQPGTIFNRKILESDIRRLYATSLFDDVKVSLGPDDLNPSQVIIFLDLSEQRTGSLTGGLGYSNGSGIFATIGLQETNTLGRAWTTNLNLNFGEFSTTYNLYLFDPWIKGDKYRTSFRTNVFLNRDYPQEFNSETNRIYAVDDTNTTNADTFSSIVLEKTGGGFSFTRPLNGGDPFKVSKWKVLAGMNFKKVNMIDGSGNKKPYGDMTPTTGNINDIICIGFTTKDGLCPAENTLVSVIASTTRNDLNNFTNPTSGSKLSFGSEQFVSVGKNSPTFNRMRANYSFFVPTRLINLTKGCRSSNSTSEDCPQTVGFQFTAATTIGELPPYEAFCLGGTSSVRGWGSCELAVSKSFVEGSIEYRFPLWRMLSGALFVDAGSDLGSQEDVPGKPGKLLQKSGSGYSLGAGVGVKTPIGPLRFDVASKELSGDWRYTLGVGWKF; encoded by the coding sequence ATGCAAAAACAGTTTTTAAAATTTAGAAAGATTTCCACCAATATTTCTTGTTTCCCTTTGATTTTGTTATCAAATAATTCAGAACTGTTAGCTAGATATTCGCTAAATGACTTTGAGGGATCCACTACAACTTTACAAATAGAAAAAATCAACCATGGTTTATTTCAAGAGTTTCAAAAAAAGCAGGAAAAAAGTTTCTTTATTGCAGAAAATAAAAAAAATACTAAGGCAGAAAGTGTTCTTATTTCAGAAATAATCATCCAAGGTTGGGAAAATCACCCTGAGGGCAGAAAGCTAGAATTAGCTGCATATGACTCTATGAGTATAAAGCCAGGCAGTATCGTTGATAATCAAATTTTAAATCGAGACCTTAATTCAATATACGCTAGTGGCTGGTTTTCGGACGTTAAAATAAAACCTGAAGATGGGCCTTTAGGAGTGAGGCTAATAGTAAATGTAGTTCCTAATCCAATTTTGAGGAAAGTTGAAATTAAACCGATAAACTCTTTGATCTCTGATGAATTCCTAGATAATATTTTTAGTAATTACTATGGAACGACTCTTAACTTAAAAGAATTTCAAAATAAGATAGAAATAATAAAAAAACGTTATGAAAATGAGGGTTATTCCTTAGCTAGAGTTATTGGCCCAGATAGAATCTCAGAAAATGGAATAGTAACATTAAAAGTTTCTGAAGGCATCATATCTGATGTCAAGTTAAGATTTCCAGGATCTGATGGTGAATCTGTAATTGATGGAAAACTAAGAAAAGGAAAAACAAAAGACTGGGTCATAAAAAGAGAGTTGAAATCACAACCAGGTACAATATTTAATAGAAAAATTCTAGAATCTGATATCCGCAGACTATATGCCACATCATTATTTGATGATGTCAAGGTATCCCTTGGTCCAGATGATTTAAATCCTAGCCAAGTCATAATTTTTTTAGATTTAAGCGAACAAAGAACTGGATCATTAACTGGCGGCCTTGGTTACAGCAATGGTTCAGGTATTTTTGCCACAATTGGTTTGCAGGAAACCAATACATTAGGTAGAGCATGGACTACTAATCTAAATTTGAATTTTGGAGAATTTTCAACAACCTATAATTTATATTTATTTGATCCATGGATCAAAGGAGATAAGTATAGAACTTCTTTTAGAACAAATGTTTTTCTTAATAGAGATTATCCACAAGAATTTAATAGTGAAACTAATAGAATTTACGCTGTAGATGATACTAATACTACAAACGCTGATACTTTCTCTTCAATAGTTTTAGAGAAAACCGGAGGTGGATTTTCCTTTACAAGGCCTCTTAATGGAGGAGACCCATTTAAGGTTTCTAAGTGGAAAGTTCTTGCTGGTATGAATTTCAAGAAAGTAAATATGATTGATGGTAGTGGAAATAAAAAACCTTATGGTGATATGACCCCAACTACAGGCAATATAAACGATATTATATGTATTGGATTTACTACAAAAGATGGGTTATGCCCTGCAGAAAATACATTGGTAAGTGTAATTGCAAGTACTACTAGAAATGATTTGAATAATTTTACAAACCCTACTTCAGGAAGTAAATTAAGCTTTGGCTCTGAACAATTTGTTTCAGTGGGTAAAAACTCTCCAACTTTTAATAGAATGAGAGCTAATTATTCATTTTTTGTACCAACAAGATTGATAAATTTAACTAAAGGGTGCAGATCGAGTAATTCTACCAGCGAGGATTGTCCTCAAACTGTGGGGTTTCAATTTACTGCTGCAACTACTATTGGTGAATTACCTCCTTATGAAGCATTTTGTCTAGGAGGAACATCATCTGTTAGAGGTTGGGGATCTTGTGAATTGGCAGTTAGCAAAAGTTTTGTTGAGGGTTCAATAGAATATAGATTCCCTCTTTGGAGAATGTTATCAGGAGCTTTATTTGTTGATGCGGGGAGTGATTTGGGATCCCAAGAGGATGTCCCAGGCAAGCCTGGTAAATTATTACAGAAATCTGGTTCTGGTTATTCACTTGGAGCGGGAGTTGGAGTTAAAACGCCAATTGGTCCATTAAGATTTGACGTTGCGAGTAAGGAACTAAGTGGAGACTGGAGATATACACTTGGAGTTGGATGGAAGTTTTAA
- the purC gene encoding phosphoribosylaminoimidazolesuccinocarboxamide synthase yields MNNKYELIYEGKAKKIFTHDDADKVIIEFKDDATAFNALKKAKFEGKGKLNCLISTRIFELLIQKKIPTHFLELKNDNTMIAQKINIIPLEIVLRNTAYGSLCKQTTIKSGTVLEKPLIDIYLKNDELNDPLITKDRIQLMKIISAKDLEFIIDLTLKINIILKSFFENIKLQLVDFKLEFGFDSKKNILLGDEISPDNCRLWDLNQKNDTIVSLDKDRFRNDLGGLIEAYSEINRRINDFL; encoded by the coding sequence ATGAATAACAAATATGAATTAATTTATGAAGGCAAAGCAAAAAAAATATTTACTCATGATGATGCAGATAAAGTAATCATTGAATTTAAAGATGATGCTACAGCTTTTAATGCGTTGAAAAAAGCTAAATTTGAAGGCAAAGGCAAACTTAATTGCCTAATTAGTACAAGAATTTTTGAACTTCTGATACAGAAGAAGATTCCGACTCATTTCCTTGAACTCAAAAATGACAATACAATGATTGCACAAAAAATAAATATAATTCCATTAGAAATTGTTTTGAGAAATACTGCTTATGGATCTTTATGTAAACAGACAACTATTAAATCTGGGACTGTACTGGAAAAACCATTAATTGATATTTATCTTAAGAATGATGAACTTAATGATCCACTAATTACAAAAGATAGAATTCAATTAATGAAAATAATAAGCGCTAAAGATTTAGAATTTATTATAGATTTAACTCTAAAGATTAATATAATCCTTAAAAGTTTTTTTGAAAATATCAAGCTTCAACTTGTAGATTTCAAGTTAGAGTTTGGGTTTGATTCTAAAAAAAACATATTACTTGGCGATGAAATAAGTCCTGATAATTGTAGATTGTGGGATCTAAACCAGAAAAATGATACAATTGTAAGCTTAGATAAAGACAGATTTAGAAATGATTTAGGGGGGCTCATTGAGGCTTATAGTGAGATTAACAGAAGAATAAATGATTTCCTTTAA